In the Fibrobacter sp. UWR3 genome, one interval contains:
- a CDS encoding NADP-dependent malic enzyme — translation MSKDLKEQALEYHSMGKPGKIEIVPTKPHSTQTDLGLAYTLGVAVPCLEIEKDNNLAYEYTGKGNLVAVISNGTAVLGLGDIGALAGKPVMEGKALLFKIYAGIDVFDIEINEKDPKKFIEIVKGIAPTFGGINLEDIKAPECFEIENTLKAELDIPVMHDDQHGTAIISSAGLLNAIEVAGKSIRDVKMVVNGAGAAACACTRLYLSLGLRKENLVMCDSKGVIRKDRKGLTEAKAFFATDRTDIETLEDAMKGADVFVGLSKGNILTREMVRSMADQPIVFALANPTPEISYEEAMASRGDLIFATGRSDYPNQVNNVIGFPYIFRGALDVRATCINEHMKHAAVRAIAALAHQPVPDVVNIAYNAQRFTFGKEYLIPKPLDPRLLTEVSIAVAKAAIESGVARKPITDWDAYYDRLRDMMGYDNKLIRQFSDTARSNPKRVVFAESNLNMLKAAVQAKVEGVAHPIVLGNPERIQIIAQREQLDLTGIRIVNPRSPEEFERRRKYATIYAEENGRNGVTLDEARDDMFEPNHFGMMMVKTGDADAFITGGYSKYSETIELAKEIIGIREEYKHFGAMHILSTRKGTFFLADTLVNRDPDAETLVDVVKLTHDAVRFFAHEPVMAMLSYANFGSDKEAARGTANKARDAVKMIHEQFPDYMIDGEMQVNVALDKQLRDTKYPFNKLKGQTVNTLIFPCLSSANTTCKMLLEMGVGESIGPVQMGLNKPVHFTDSDASVHDIFNLTVAAVIDAIVQEKKDEEKSRKKFDKMW, via the coding sequence ATGAGCAAGGATTTGAAGGAACAGGCGCTCGAATACCATTCCATGGGCAAGCCCGGCAAGATCGAAATCGTGCCGACCAAGCCGCACAGCACGCAGACCGACCTTGGTCTTGCGTACACTCTGGGTGTAGCTGTTCCTTGCTTGGAAATTGAAAAGGATAACAACCTGGCCTACGAATACACGGGCAAGGGCAACCTGGTCGCGGTGATTTCTAACGGCACTGCGGTTCTCGGCCTCGGCGATATCGGCGCCCTCGCGGGCAAGCCGGTGATGGAAGGCAAGGCGCTCCTGTTCAAGATTTACGCGGGCATCGACGTATTTGACATCGAAATCAACGAGAAGGACCCGAAGAAGTTCATCGAAATCGTGAAGGGTATCGCCCCGACGTTCGGCGGCATCAACCTGGAAGATATCAAGGCTCCGGAATGCTTCGAGATCGAGAACACGCTGAAGGCGGAACTCGACATCCCCGTGATGCACGATGACCAGCACGGTACGGCCATCATTTCTTCGGCGGGCCTCCTGAATGCCATCGAGGTTGCGGGCAAGAGCATCCGCGACGTGAAGATGGTGGTGAACGGTGCCGGCGCTGCCGCCTGCGCCTGCACCCGCTTGTACCTGTCGCTCGGCCTCAGGAAAGAAAACCTGGTGATGTGCGACAGCAAGGGCGTTATCCGCAAGGACCGCAAGGGCCTTACCGAGGCGAAGGCGTTCTTTGCGACTGACCGCACCGACATCGAGACTCTTGAAGATGCCATGAAGGGCGCCGACGTGTTCGTTGGCCTCTCGAAGGGCAACATTCTGACCCGCGAGATGGTGCGCAGCATGGCCGACCAGCCGATTGTCTTCGCACTCGCGAACCCGACTCCCGAAATCAGCTATGAAGAGGCGATGGCGAGCCGTGGCGACCTGATTTTTGCGACGGGCCGCAGCGACTACCCGAACCAGGTGAACAACGTCATCGGTTTCCCGTACATTTTCCGCGGGGCGCTGGACGTGCGCGCGACCTGCATCAACGAGCACATGAAGCATGCGGCTGTGCGTGCGATTGCCGCTCTTGCGCACCAGCCGGTGCCCGACGTGGTGAACATTGCCTACAACGCGCAGCGCTTTACCTTCGGCAAGGAATACTTGATTCCGAAGCCGCTTGACCCGCGCCTGCTTACGGAAGTTTCTATCGCGGTGGCGAAGGCGGCCATCGAGAGCGGTGTGGCCCGCAAGCCGATTACCGACTGGGACGCTTACTACGACAGGCTCCGCGACATGATGGGCTACGACAACAAGCTTATCCGCCAGTTCAGCGATACCGCCCGCAGCAACCCGAAGCGCGTGGTGTTCGCCGAGAGCAACCTGAACATGCTCAAGGCTGCCGTGCAGGCAAAGGTGGAAGGCGTTGCACACCCGATTGTGCTCGGCAACCCGGAACGCATCCAGATTATCGCCCAGCGCGAACAGCTCGACCTTACGGGCATCAGGATTGTAAACCCGCGCTCGCCCGAGGAATTCGAACGCCGCCGCAAGTACGCGACGATTTACGCCGAGGAAAACGGCCGCAACGGCGTGACGCTCGACGAGGCCCGCGACGACATGTTCGAACCGAACCATTTTGGCATGATGATGGTCAAGACGGGCGATGCCGACGCGTTCATTACGGGCGGCTACTCCAAGTACAGCGAGACGATTGAACTTGCGAAGGAAATCATCGGCATCCGCGAGGAATACAAGCACTTCGGTGCAATGCATATCCTGAGCACGCGCAAGGGAACGTTCTTCCTGGCCGATACGCTCGTGAACCGCGACCCCGATGCCGAAACGCTCGTGGATGTCGTGAAGCTCACGCACGACGCGGTGCGGTTCTTCGCTCACGAACCGGTGATGGCGATGCTCAGCTACGCGAACTTCGGCAGTGACAAGGAAGCGGCCCGCGGTACGGCAAACAAGGCCCGCGATGCGGTGAAGATGATTCACGAGCAGTTCCCGGACTACATGATCGATGGCGAAATGCAGGTGAACGTGGCGCTCGACAAGCAGCTGCGCGATACCAAGTACCCGTTCAACAAGCTCAAGGGCCAGACGGTCAACACGCTTATCTTCCCGTGCCTCTCTTCTGCGAATACTACTTGCAAGATGCTTCTCGAGATGGGCGTGGGCGAGTCCATCGGTCCCGTGCAGATGGGCCTGAACAAGCCGGTGCATTTCACCGACTCCGACGCCTCCGTGCACGATATCTTCAACCTGACGGTCGCCGCCGTAATCGACGCGATTGTGCAGGAGAAGAAGGACGAGGAAAAGAGCCGCAAGAAATTCGACAAGATGTGGTAA
- a CDS encoding RecQ family ATP-dependent DNA helicase, whose protein sequence is MPDFSKFLFFDLEYNPETQKVREYGYILGEEKVRDKNPAKLESAASKAKFIVGHNVLRHDAPILRQYFSIDFPNVKALDTLMLSSLLFPRKPYHKLRKEYLHSEDDPSDPQEDARLCKKLLEDCIEKWGSYPWQLQYLLFQFLKNEPGFAPFFELVDVPNTLKLRLKIAEIQRWFTSNYEKAICLRQNFQNEWKAYRAEWCFLLTLFHEEGPSDYVPYWVRYQYPHLENILHRRRLVPCGDSQCPYCSEQLSSTKQLKKWFGFDSFRSFNGEKIPLQQQVVESAMRGESLLAVFPTGGGKSMTFQLPALIAGTQVGALTVVISPIVALMKDQVDVLEKRRQIGDAAYINSMLSPAERKDVIEKVSNGEKNILYISPESLRSNTTFNLLKHRRVERIVVDEAHCFSGWGHDFRVDYLYLADFLKDLQREKNLESPISVSCFTATAKQSVVDDICGYFKERLNLELVKFISPAKRTNLTYKVIESSESPNERRKQLVNVLREYKGPKIIYASKVKTTESLAEELYNRGFASACYNGKMESEKKMTIQDQFQNGEVDTMVATTAFGMGVDKDNVELVAHYEISSTLENYVQEAGRAGRDPKLQASCIALFNPKDLDTNFQILQQSKLSAQEISAVWKVLKKTAGNQNRIIMSALEIADLCGWTEKETDASVNTTKVKLAILVLEEQGFLKRKRNRTQMYGSSISVDSAEEARERIGSDKIEITNSVENIAYRIIHHIISKRWTRSPECALDELTVNLGLTREQANDGLRLLRTLNLLNEEDDWSARLQRKGNDTPRSLLKAASELQEELLKACEGKGVNDRFVIDMTKLNSQLNQRDDSIGASTSRRNLFIFRGILRYWAHESVAEIHLVEAGHQVYQIEFLVPPESVKENLKKQWQIFDKAIDALTDMQKEQAHKNGNIVWFSLNSLMRKMYGEKAVGRIEMQKQLEYALLFLHLVGSITLDHGLVVFYTGLVLELNPDAKQRSFTPKDFEMLNAHYKHKAEAIHIVGEYAKMMLTNEQMAQQLLDDYFVMDIADFRLKYMQGVAQMDSVSDGLKRKIEKVNDEQRKVIKSRKKHILVGAGPGSGKTHLLVHKVASLLWIEEAKPDSILCLTYTRAACRELRKRLFDLAGPLAAKVVITTFHSLAFSILGVQGNKKALENADDVVSKAAELLESGEDVGVGAPGVILVDEFQDLSAGEYRLLRALYDLGEKDPRVIVVGDDDQSIFAFRGSSSQYFQKFADEFPNTEKFYLTTNYRSVAGLVRANAKLLDLMTERVKEGSQQFALKQDKATLVFYEEGDKATAAFVAAEILAKKFSSNSTESYCILTRDNAEAFLAAAKLEEKNIPYRLLKGRDKDKCPVEKTREILGFSKILQEDPRVGKFPWSAKEFRRLADDYKTSHKTESSFELLDALVNDFIETETACGEDEITLGDFNQYLSEVSYSDFATKNMGAVSIGTMHSAKGLEWDNVILALGPWALKDADEKIAQENYRLLYVATTRAKKSLTIIGAEKMLPREWLSHFVKQDKINGVAIPKVLHIETGLGDMALGQYLKKGDSSDVFVEKLQQVLEKESIGTSLSVEFHPKTGNYCIKQGSLYWAWFAKDFTGGLVKSLAKNILVPQKAILSQVVRWTSEDGQETWVPLFRVKFARA, encoded by the coding sequence ATGCCCGATTTTAGCAAATTCTTATTCTTTGACTTGGAATATAACCCCGAAACGCAGAAAGTTCGGGAATATGGCTATATATTGGGCGAAGAGAAAGTTCGCGATAAGAACCCTGCCAAATTAGAATCGGCAGCTTCAAAAGCAAAGTTTATTGTTGGGCACAATGTACTGCGTCATGACGCCCCGATACTCCGGCAATACTTTTCTATCGACTTTCCGAACGTCAAGGCGCTTGACACCTTGATGCTGTCGTCATTGTTATTCCCACGCAAACCGTATCATAAATTGCGCAAAGAATACCTTCACAGTGAAGACGACCCGTCTGATCCGCAGGAAGATGCAAGACTCTGCAAAAAATTGCTAGAAGACTGCATTGAAAAATGGGGAAGTTATCCGTGGCAACTTCAATATCTTCTCTTCCAGTTTTTAAAAAATGAGCCTGGTTTTGCCCCTTTTTTTGAACTGGTCGATGTCCCTAATACGCTAAAGCTACGCCTAAAAATAGCGGAAATACAGCGCTGGTTTACTTCTAATTACGAAAAAGCAATTTGCTTGCGTCAAAATTTTCAGAATGAATGGAAAGCGTACCGTGCTGAATGGTGTTTTCTCCTAACATTGTTCCATGAAGAAGGCCCTAGCGATTATGTGCCTTATTGGGTACGCTATCAATATCCGCATCTTGAAAATATTCTGCATCGCAGACGTCTTGTTCCTTGCGGAGACTCCCAATGTCCATACTGTTCCGAACAATTAAGTTCGACTAAGCAATTAAAAAAATGGTTTGGCTTCGATAGTTTTCGCTCTTTTAACGGGGAAAAGATTCCTCTTCAACAACAGGTTGTTGAGTCGGCGATGCGTGGGGAATCCTTATTGGCAGTTTTTCCGACGGGTGGCGGGAAATCAATGACCTTCCAATTACCGGCATTGATTGCTGGCACCCAAGTAGGCGCATTGACAGTCGTGATTTCGCCGATTGTCGCCTTGATGAAGGACCAAGTTGATGTTTTGGAAAAACGAAGGCAAATCGGAGATGCTGCCTATATAAATTCCATGCTTTCTCCCGCAGAAAGAAAAGATGTTATTGAGAAAGTCAGCAACGGCGAAAAGAACATTCTATATATTTCTCCAGAATCACTGCGTTCAAATACAACGTTCAATTTGCTGAAGCATCGTCGAGTGGAGCGAATCGTTGTAGATGAAGCGCACTGCTTTAGTGGTTGGGGACACGATTTTAGAGTCGATTATCTTTATTTGGCAGACTTTTTGAAAGACTTGCAAAGAGAAAAGAATCTAGAATCTCCGATTTCGGTGAGTTGTTTTACGGCAACCGCAAAGCAATCCGTTGTTGACGATATCTGTGGTTATTTTAAGGAACGCCTAAATCTTGAACTGGTAAAATTCATTAGCCCAGCAAAGCGTACAAATCTGACGTATAAGGTTATCGAATCTTCGGAATCTCCCAACGAACGGCGCAAACAGTTAGTAAATGTTCTTCGCGAATATAAAGGTCCCAAAATCATATATGCATCCAAGGTGAAGACGACGGAATCTTTAGCCGAGGAATTGTACAATCGCGGTTTCGCTAGCGCCTGCTATAACGGTAAAATGGAATCCGAAAAGAAAATGACCATTCAGGACCAATTCCAGAATGGCGAAGTGGATACCATGGTGGCGACTACGGCTTTCGGAATGGGTGTTGACAAAGATAACGTAGAACTAGTTGCGCATTACGAAATTTCAAGTACGCTAGAAAATTACGTGCAAGAAGCAGGACGTGCGGGTCGCGACCCTAAATTGCAGGCCAGCTGTATAGCGCTTTTCAATCCTAAAGATCTTGACACGAACTTTCAAATTCTCCAGCAATCCAAGCTTTCTGCACAAGAAATTTCAGCCGTCTGGAAGGTTTTGAAAAAAACGGCTGGCAACCAGAATCGCATTATCATGTCGGCTCTTGAAATTGCCGATCTATGCGGATGGACAGAAAAAGAAACTGACGCCAGTGTCAATACGACAAAAGTCAAACTTGCCATACTTGTTTTGGAAGAGCAAGGATTCTTGAAGCGCAAACGAAATAGAACTCAGATGTATGGTTCATCTATTTCGGTTGATTCTGCAGAAGAAGCCCGAGAAAGAATCGGTTCAGACAAGATAGAAATCACTAATTCTGTTGAAAATATTGCATATCGCATAATACATCATATCATCAGCAAACGATGGACCCGTTCTCCTGAATGCGCTCTTGACGAACTTACTGTAAATTTAGGCCTGACGCGCGAACAGGCAAATGATGGACTGCGGCTATTGAGAACGCTCAATCTTTTGAACGAGGAAGACGATTGGAGCGCAAGATTACAGAGAAAGGGTAACGATACTCCACGTTCACTCTTAAAAGCCGCATCTGAATTGCAGGAAGAACTGCTGAAAGCATGCGAAGGCAAGGGCGTTAATGACCGCTTTGTCATAGACATGACCAAACTCAATTCCCAGTTAAACCAAAGAGATGACTCTATCGGTGCTTCTACATCTAGACGGAATCTTTTCATTTTCCGTGGCATTCTGCGTTATTGGGCCCACGAAAGTGTCGCTGAAATCCATTTAGTAGAAGCAGGACATCAGGTTTATCAGATAGAATTTCTTGTTCCTCCTGAAAGTGTCAAGGAAAACCTCAAGAAGCAATGGCAGATATTTGACAAGGCCATTGATGCATTGACGGATATGCAAAAGGAACAAGCTCATAAAAATGGAAATATCGTCTGGTTCTCCTTAAATAGTTTAATGAGAAAAATGTACGGCGAGAAAGCGGTTGGCCGTATTGAAATGCAAAAGCAACTGGAGTATGCTCTTCTCTTCTTGCACTTAGTTGGTTCCATTACATTGGACCATGGCCTTGTTGTTTTTTATACCGGACTTGTCTTGGAGTTGAATCCAGATGCAAAACAGCGCAGTTTTACTCCAAAAGACTTCGAAATGCTTAATGCACATTATAAGCATAAAGCAGAAGCGATTCATATTGTTGGTGAATATGCTAAGATGATGCTTACCAATGAGCAAATGGCTCAGCAGTTGCTAGATGATTATTTTGTAATGGATATTGCAGATTTCCGTTTGAAGTATATGCAGGGTGTTGCCCAGATGGATTCTGTATCCGATGGCTTAAAGCGAAAAATTGAAAAAGTCAATGACGAACAACGCAAAGTCATAAAAAGTCGCAAGAAACATATTCTGGTAGGAGCTGGTCCCGGTTCGGGAAAAACACATTTGCTTGTCCATAAAGTCGCTTCGCTCTTGTGGATAGAAGAGGCAAAGCCCGATTCTATCTTGTGCTTGACATACACACGCGCTGCATGCCGAGAACTCAGAAAGCGCCTGTTCGATTTGGCTGGACCTTTGGCGGCAAAAGTAGTCATTACCACATTCCATTCACTAGCCTTCTCTATACTCGGAGTACAGGGTAATAAAAAAGCTCTTGAAAATGCCGACGATGTTGTTTCTAAGGCGGCTGAACTTCTTGAATCCGGAGAAGACGTTGGCGTAGGTGCCCCCGGTGTTATTCTTGTTGATGAATTCCAGGATTTGTCTGCAGGAGAATACCGCCTATTGCGAGCTCTTTATGATTTAGGAGAAAAAGATCCCCGCGTTATTGTCGTTGGAGACGATGATCAAAGTATTTTTGCTTTCCGTGGAAGTTCTTCTCAGTATTTCCAAAAATTTGCCGATGAATTCCCGAATACAGAAAAATTCTATTTAACGACAAATTACCGCTCTGTCGCTGGACTTGTACGAGCGAATGCAAAATTACTTGATTTGATGACAGAACGAGTAAAAGAAGGCTCACAACAGTTTGCACTAAAACAGGACAAAGCGACTCTAGTATTTTATGAAGAAGGTGATAAAGCTACAGCGGCTTTTGTAGCTGCGGAAATTCTCGCAAAAAAATTTTCATCAAATTCAACAGAGTCCTATTGTATTCTGACGAGAGATAATGCAGAAGCCTTCTTAGCCGCAGCGAAATTAGAGGAGAAAAATATCCCATATCGCCTTCTTAAAGGGCGAGACAAGGACAAATGTCCCGTTGAAAAAACACGAGAAATTTTAGGATTCAGCAAAATACTCCAGGAGGACCCGCGCGTAGGTAAATTCCCGTGGAGTGCAAAAGAATTCAGGCGACTTGCAGACGATTACAAAACAAGCCATAAAACAGAAAGTTCTTTTGAGTTGCTGGATGCGCTGGTAAACGATTTTATAGAGACCGAAACGGCTTGCGGCGAAGACGAAATTACATTAGGTGATTTCAACCAATATTTGAGTGAAGTGTCGTATAGTGACTTTGCAACGAAAAACATGGGTGCGGTTTCTATAGGGACAATGCATAGTGCAAAAGGACTTGAATGGGATAATGTAATCCTTGCGCTAGGTCCGTGGGCATTGAAAGATGCCGACGAGAAAATAGCACAAGAAAATTATCGTCTGCTTTATGTCGCGACAACACGTGCAAAGAAGTCGCTAACTATTATTGGCGCTGAAAAAATGCTGCCGCGAGAATGGTTAAGTCATTTTGTCAAGCAAGATAAAATTAATGGTGTGGCCATCCCGAAGGTTCTGCATATCGAAACGGGACTCGGTGACATGGCTTTGGGACAGTATCTGAAAAAAGGTGATTCTAGCGATGTTTTTGTTGAAAAGTTACAACAGGTGTTAGAAAAAGAATCGATAGGAACATCCCTTTCCGTAGAATTTCATCCCAAAACAGGAAACTACTGTATAAAACAAGGTTCACTTTATTGGGCATGGTTCGCAAAGGATTTTACTGGTGGCCTTGTGAAAAGCCTGGCAAAGAATATCCTTGTTCCACAAAAGGCAATTCTTTCGCAAGTTGTCCGCTGGACATCTGAAGATGGACAAGAAACTTGGGTGCCGTTGTTTAGAGTGAAATTTGCGAGAGCGTAA
- a CDS encoding nucleotidyl transferase AbiEii/AbiGii toxin family protein has translation MNVQSIKDKLKNVAKTNFRLYQELLTVYGLERALFRIGKSKYRENFTLKGGIFLYALYGKDYPRSTSDIDLRADKISGTLESLFSIFGEIFSIPADDGLVFDLASLKAREIKKQDEYLGTNISITALLGNTRLPVSIDIGFGDVIVPSKKEMSFPVLLDMECPLIYGYSIESVLAEKFEAIVSLGYANSRFKDFYDIYVILQSEKIDAELLQEAIVQTFQNRRTTFNDIVVFEDSFATDEERVKRWNAFVKKKNAMVQVTFDKVVEQIKVYFKPIVDRVG, from the coding sequence ATGAATGTCCAGTCGATAAAGGATAAACTGAAGAATGTCGCCAAGACGAATTTCAGACTGTATCAGGAACTGCTTACTGTCTATGGACTGGAACGGGCCTTGTTCAGAATTGGGAAGTCAAAGTATAGAGAAAACTTCACGCTCAAAGGGGGCATCTTTTTGTATGCCCTCTACGGGAAGGACTACCCTCGTTCTACATCGGATATAGACCTTCGGGCTGACAAAATTAGCGGGACGTTGGAATCGCTTTTTTCGATTTTCGGTGAGATATTTTCTATCCCAGCGGATGACGGACTTGTATTTGATTTGGCGTCGCTCAAGGCTCGCGAAATAAAAAAGCAAGACGAATATCTAGGCACAAACATCAGTATCACAGCTTTACTTGGAAACACGCGACTCCCCGTGTCTATTGATATTGGATTTGGTGATGTAATCGTTCCTTCGAAAAAAGAAATGTCTTTCCCTGTATTGCTGGATATGGAGTGTCCGCTGATTTACGGCTATTCCATTGAATCCGTGCTTGCAGAAAAATTTGAAGCGATAGTTTCGTTGGGTTATGCGAATAGCCGCTTCAAGGACTTCTACGATATCTACGTGATTTTGCAGAGCGAAAAAATTGATGCTGAATTGCTGCAAGAGGCCATTGTCCAGACATTCCAAAACCGAAGGACTACGTTCAATGACATAGTCGTCTTCGAAGATTCTTTCGCAACGGATGAAGAACGCGTTAAAAGATGGAATGCTTTCGTGAAGAAGAAAAATGCTATGGTGCAAGTGACCTTCGACAAGGTTGTTGAGCAAATCAAGGTGTATTTCAAGCCTATTGTGGATAGAGTGGGGTAA
- a CDS encoding type IV toxin-antitoxin system AbiEi family antitoxin domain-containing protein encodes MAQKNVLSDQKLVFSSEELQKQGFSYYQITKMVEQGKLFRLNKSYYENANFAGEMNDFYYVQAFAPQGVVCLLSAAVYYGLTTFRPDAIDVAVPPKTKLSSLPESQRLSLHYFSDRRHTVGVRTISENKNTFKIYDIEKTVVDIVSNRNKVGIEETKEILTNYLARQDRNINKLYRYAGKLSCLKILKTYLEVLV; translated from the coding sequence ATGGCACAAAAGAATGTTCTATCCGACCAAAAACTTGTCTTTTCGAGCGAGGAACTCCAAAAGCAGGGATTTTCGTATTACCAAATAACGAAAATGGTCGAACAGGGCAAACTTTTTCGGCTCAATAAATCGTATTACGAAAACGCGAACTTTGCCGGCGAGATGAACGATTTCTACTACGTTCAGGCATTTGCACCCCAGGGGGTAGTGTGCCTTCTGAGCGCTGCCGTTTACTATGGTCTGACGACCTTCCGTCCCGATGCCATCGATGTTGCGGTTCCGCCAAAGACAAAGCTTTCCTCGCTGCCAGAATCGCAAAGACTTTCGCTGCATTATTTCTCGGATAGGCGGCATACCGTTGGCGTGCGCACAATCAGCGAAAACAAGAACACCTTCAAAATTTACGATATAGAGAAAACGGTCGTTGATATCGTCTCCAACAGGAACAAGGTAGGGATCGAAGAAACCAAGGAAATCCTGACCAATTACCTTGCAAGGCAAGACCGGAACATAAATAAACTCTATCGCTATGCAGGAAAACTTTCGTGCCTGAAAATCCTGAAGACTTACCTGGAGGTTCTCGTATGA
- a CDS encoding sodium:alanine symporter family protein, with protein sequence METLNAILDTIDGYVWGIPLIAVILFVGILLTSRLGVLQVTNLGNALRYMLHSEKEGEGEVSSFAALCTALAATVGTGNIVGVATAIGTGGPGALFWMEVAAFFGMATKYSEGLLAVKYRKVDTDGKVLGGPFYYIETGIKERFGLNFKWLAVLFAVFGVLAGLLGIGTITQVNGITSAVATVIPTGEFINLAGNSVSYSTAIAGLLCAGFTACVIIGGLKRIAKVSLYIVPFMAIFYILFCLLILGFNFSKISGAIETIIQAAFNPSAVTGGVVGTIFIAMQKGIARGIFSNEAGLGSAPIAAAAAKTKEPVRQGLVSMTGTFIDTIVICSMTGLAIVVTGAWTPELGLQGVNITMEAFCRGLTNFPGGSTIAPYILTVALVFFAFTTILGWAYYSERCLEYLIGRGKKNAILAYRWVYVAAVFIGPYLTVSAVWTSADIFNGLMAFPNLVALVLLSGIVARETKKFFVKLENEK encoded by the coding sequence ATGGAAACTTTAAACGCTATTCTCGATACCATCGACGGTTACGTGTGGGGTATCCCGCTCATTGCCGTAATCCTGTTCGTGGGCATCTTGCTCACCAGCCGCCTCGGCGTTTTGCAGGTGACAAACCTCGGCAACGCGCTGCGATACATGCTCCACAGCGAAAAGGAAGGCGAAGGCGAAGTCTCGAGCTTCGCGGCGCTCTGCACGGCTCTTGCGGCCACCGTCGGCACGGGTAACATCGTGGGTGTCGCGACCGCCATCGGTACCGGCGGCCCGGGCGCTCTCTTCTGGATGGAAGTTGCCGCCTTTTTCGGCATGGCCACAAAATACTCCGAAGGCCTGCTCGCGGTCAAGTACCGCAAGGTCGATACCGACGGCAAGGTATTGGGCGGCCCCTTCTACTACATCGAGACGGGTATCAAGGAACGTTTCGGACTCAACTTCAAGTGGCTCGCCGTGCTGTTCGCGGTGTTCGGCGTGCTTGCGGGCCTGCTCGGCATCGGCACCATCACACAGGTGAACGGCATTACCTCGGCGGTCGCGACAGTCATCCCCACCGGCGAATTCATCAACCTCGCCGGCAACTCGGTCTCTTACTCCACGGCCATCGCGGGCCTGCTCTGTGCGGGCTTCACCGCCTGCGTCATCATCGGCGGGCTCAAGCGCATCGCGAAGGTTTCCCTCTACATCGTGCCGTTCATGGCCATCTTCTACATTCTCTTCTGCCTGCTCATCCTGGGCTTCAACTTCTCGAAGATTTCGGGCGCCATCGAGACCATCATCCAGGCGGCATTCAACCCGAGCGCCGTCACGGGCGGCGTGGTAGGCACCATCTTCATCGCAATGCAAAAGGGTATCGCCCGCGGCATCTTCAGTAACGAGGCGGGCCTCGGCTCGGCCCCGATTGCAGCCGCAGCGGCCAAGACAAAGGAACCGGTGCGCCAGGGTCTCGTAAGCATGACGGGCACGTTCATCGACACGATCGTCATCTGCTCCATGACGGGCCTTGCCATCGTAGTCACCGGCGCTTGGACTCCGGAACTTGGGCTCCAGGGCGTGAACATCACCATGGAAGCGTTCTGCCGCGGGCTTACGAACTTCCCGGGCGGTTCGACCATCGCGCCGTACATCCTTACCGTGGCGCTCGTGTTCTTCGCGTTCACCACAATCCTCGGGTGGGCTTACTACTCCGAGCGCTGCCTGGAATACCTTATCGGGCGCGGCAAAAAGAACGCCATCCTCGCCTACCGCTGGGTTTACGTGGCCGCGGTGTTCATCGGCCCCTACCTCACGGTGAGTGCGGTGTGGACTAGCGCCGACATCTTCAACGGGCTCATGGCCTTCCCGAACCTCGTGGCACTGGTATTGCTTAGTGGCATTGTCGCCCGCGAGACGAAGAAGTTCTTCGTGAAGCTGGAAAACGAGAAGTAA